The sequence below is a genomic window from Lysobacter capsici.
CGCAATCGCAGCACCCCGGCATCGCAACGCGACAAACCCAAACCCAAGCAGGAGGTCGTATGAACCGGTTGCCCTTGCGCAAGCGTCTGATCGCCGGCGAATCGGGTTGGTGCCTGCGCGCCAATCGCCTCGGCGAACGCAACAGTTCGCGCGCCTATTTCGCCGCGGTCAGCCGCCTGGGCGACGGCGTGTTCTGGTACGCGCTGATGGCGACGCTAATCGCGGTCGACGGCTACGACGGCCTGCGCGCCTCGCTGCATCTGGCCGCGACCGGCGTGATCGCGCTGGCGCTGTACAAACTGCTCAAGCGCTGGACCCGCCGCCCGCGTCCGTTCGCCTCCGACCAGCGCATCCACGCCTGGGTCGCGCCGCTGGACGAATTCAGCTTCCCGTCCGGGCATACCTTGCACGCAGTGGCCTTCAGCCTGGTGGCGATGGCGCATTACCCGGTGCTGGCGTGGCTGTTGATCCCGTTCACCGCCAGCGTGGCGGCGTCGCGGGTGGTGTTGGGCTTGCATTACCCCAGCGATGTGGTGGCCGCGACGGTGATCGGGTCGAGTCTGGCGGGGGTTTCGTTGTGGTTGGTGCCTGGGGTGTCGCTGTTTGGTTGAGGGTTTGCGCTGCGCGCGGTGTCGTTGGCCGCCCCCGCTTTTGGATTGCATTTCGACCCAGGTGACACTGGAAGTTGCATCCGCAGTTGCCGTTGCGCATCGCAACCGGCGTCGTAGTCGAATTGGCGCGGTCGCGGCTCGCGCCGCTCCTACAGGTAGGCCATTCGGCTTTCGCCTGAAGTCTTGCAGTTCATCCAGCGCTGCGAGGCGACTAACTCGCGAGAACAACAGCACACCCGGAGG
It includes:
- a CDS encoding phosphatase PAP2 family protein, which produces MNRLPLRKRLIAGESGWCLRANRLGERNSSRAYFAAVSRLGDGVFWYALMATLIAVDGYDGLRASLHLAATGVIALALYKLLKRWTRRPRPFASDQRIHAWVAPLDEFSFPSGHTLHAVAFSLVAMAHYPVLAWLLIPFTASVAASRVVLGLHYPSDVVAATVIGSSLAGVSLWLVPGVSLFG